The DNA sequence CAGGGTGCCGTACGCGAATCCGGCCCGCTCGGCGGTGTCCTCGACCCACACCACCTCGCACGGCGCCTGCACCCGCAGGTTCGCGAAGCCCAGTCCCGACGTGACGCGAAGCCCCGGCACGGCCCGGGGTCCGGCCGCGTCCATCCGCACCCCGATCGCGCGCTGGGCCGCGAAGGTCAGCACCGCCCGCGCCGCGGGCGCCATCGCCTCGGGGCCACCGAGGACGGTCCGGTAGCGCAGATGGTGGTACCCGCGCGGCAGGACCTCGTCGCGGGTGGCGCCGACCTCGGCATACGTGAACACGGCCGAAGGTTATCGCAGCCCCGCCGGGCGACGGCACCGAGCGTTGCGGCTCCCGGATGCATAGACTGGCGCTCATGGACCTTGGACCCGTAGCAGGGGCCCGCGCGACCCGCGGCACCCGGCGCCACATTTCCCTGTTCGCCGTCACGGCCGTGGCCGCAGTGCTCGCCTTCGGCGCGGGCTGCGCCGGGGCCGCCGAGCCCGGCACCGGCAACACCCCCGAGAGCACCACGCAATCGCCGGACGGCCGCGTCGCGGGCGTCACGGTCACCGTAGAGAAGACCGGCGGCATCGCGGGCGTGAACGAGCGCGTCAGCGTCGAGCGTGACGGCAGCTGGGTGAAGGTCGGGAACTCAGGCAAGCAGGCCTCCGGCACCCTCACCGCCGACCAGCTGAGCCAGCTCCAGACGCTGACCGCCGACCCGGAGCTGGCCAAGGAGGCGGCCCGCAGCCCGCAGCCGTCGAACTGCCGGGACGCGTTCAACTACAAGGTGACCGTGGACCGGGCCGGGCAGCAGACGGTCTCGGCCTACACCGACTGCCCCAGTGACAAAGATCTTCCAGCGGCGACCCAGAAGGTCGCGCTGCTGGTCACCCAGGCTGCCGGGAACTGATCTTCATCCATACGCGTCACTGACGGCACGCGGGGTCGGTTTCGCTGTCGGCGCGGGTGGTTACGCTCCCCGCGATGATGATTTTCTTCCGCTCCCTGCGGCTGCGCCGCGCGGCCCGGTCCTACTTCGGGTGGGACCGGCTGCGCCCGGCGCAGCTGGACGCCATGCGTGCCCTGCTGCGCGGCCGTGACACGGTCGTCGTGCTGCCCACCGGCGGCGGCAAGTCGGCCGTCTACCAGGTCACCGCCTCCCTCCTCAAGGGACCGACGGTGGTGATCTCGCCGCTGCTGGCCCTCCAGCACGACCAGATCGGCAACCTCAACGACCGGGGCAACCCGCTGCTGCGGGCGGTGCGGGTCAGCTCGGCCGAGACCCCGGCCCGGCAGGCCGCGGCGCTGCAGGAGGTGCGCGAGGGGAAGGCCCGGTTCCTGTTCATCACGCCCGAGCAGCTGAGCTCGCCGGAGCGGCTGGCCGAGGTGCGGGCGCTCAAGCCGAAGCTGGTCGCGGTCGACGAGGCGCACTGCATCTCGTCGTGGGGCTACGACTTCCGCCCCGACTACCTGGCGCTGGGGCACATCATCCGGGGCCTGGGCCGCCCGCCGGTGGTGGCGCTGACCGCCACCGCCTCCCCGCCGGTGTGCGAGGACATCATCGACCGCCTCGGCATGCGCAAGCCGGTCATGGTGCGCACCGGGCTGGACCGGCCGAACCTGTTCCTGGAGGCCACCCACTGCCCCGACGAGGACTACCGCTGGCGGCGCCTGCTGCAACTGCTGGAGGCGAGCAAACCGCCCGGCATCGTGTACGTGCCGACCCGCGCCGCCGCCGAGGACCTGGCCGAGCGGCTGACCGCGGCCGGGCACGAGGCGCACGCGTACCACGGGGGCATGGCGACCGGGGTGCGCACCCGCCGCCACCAGGACTTCCTCGCCGACCAGATCTCGATCATGGTGGCGACCTCGGCCTTCGGCATGGGCATCGACAAGCCCAACATCCGCTGGGTGGCCCACTACGCGCTGCCGGACTCCCCCGACAGTTACCTCCAGGAGATCGGCCGGGCCGGGCGCGACGGCGAGCCCGCGCACGCCCTGCTGCTGCACCGCGCCGAGGACGTGGCCCTCCAGCGGTTCTTCACCGGCGGCGCGCCCGACCTGGCCGAGCTGCGCACCGTCGCCGCGGCACTGCACAGCGGCCCGGTCAAGAACCGCACCACGCTGGGCAAGACCACCGGGATCGGCCCGCGCAAGCTGACCAGCTACCTGACCATGCTGGAGCAGGTCGGCGCGGCCGCGATCAGCGTCAAGGGCGAGATCAGCGTCCCGCGCTACGCGCCGCTGCCCGACCTCGCCGCCCGGACGGCCCTGGCTGATCACGAGCGCCACCAGGCCGGGCAGCGCTCGCGCATCGACCTGATGCGGCGCTTCGCCGAGCAGCGCGGCTGCCGGATGCAGGCGCTGCTGGCGTACTTCGGCGAGCAGCTGAACGAGCCGTGCGGGCACTGCGACAGCTGCCACGGCGGCACCTCCGAGGTGATCTCGGCCGACGTCCCGTTCCCGCCGCACAGCAAGGTGCGCCACGCCGACTGGGGCGCGGGCACGGTGCTCGGGTACGAGAAGGACCGGATGACGGTGCTGTTCGACGAGGTCGGGTACAAGACGCTGTCGGTGCCGGTGGTGCAGTCGCAGCGCCTGCTCGTGATGGAGCCCGCCTAGCCCGACCGGACCAGCGCCATGCCCGCGACCAGCTTGGAGTGAAACTGTGGCATTCATGTAGGGCTATTGCCTACGGTGCGCCGCATGCGGAAGTCCAAGCGGACCACACTGATCACGACGGCGGCCGCGCTGCTGCTCCTGGCATCTCAGGGGGCGGCGTACGCGGCCGCGCCGACCCCCGTGTACGCCCCGTCCAGCTCGATCGCCGACCCGGGAGTGCTGCGGGAGAACGGCGACTTCTACGTCTACTCGACCGGCTCGGCCGTCCGGGTGAGCCGGGGCGACGAGGCCGCCGGGCCGTGGACCGACGAGGGCGCGGGGCTGGATCTCACCCCCCGGCCCGCCTGGATGGCCGACGACGGCATCTGGGCGCCGGACGTCTGGCGCACCAGCGCCGGGCTGGTCATGTACTTCTCGGCCGTGGCGAAGGACTTCGGCGGCCAGCGGTGCATCGGGGTCGCGGTCAACACCGGCACCGACCCGGGCGCCACGTTCCAGCCCACCGACCACCCCCTGGTCTGCCCCGGCGGGCGCCAGGGCGGCGACGACCGGGTGCCGGGGCGCCCGATCGCCGACGCCGGGGTGATCGACCCGTCCCCCTTCACCGACAGCGACGGCAAGCGGTTCCTGCTCTACAAGACCCAGCAGACGCCGTCGACGCTGCGCATGGTGCGGCTGACCGCCGACGGGGTGTCCTGGTTCGGCAGCGACAGCGGCGAGCTGCTCCAGCGCGACGGCATCATCGAGAACCCGGTCCTGGTCCAGCGCGGCAGCCAGTTCGTGCTGCTCGCGTCCCGCTACGGCTACGACAACTGCAGCTACGCCACGGTATGGCTACGGTCCACCGACCGCTGGCACTTCGGCGGCGCGACCGAGCACAGCCTGCTGACCACCGCCGGCTCCGGCATCTGCGGGCCGGGCGGCGCCGACGTCACCGAGTCGCTGGACGGCGGCTGGCGCCTGCTCCTGCACGGCTGGGTCTGCGGCACCGGCACCAAGCCGTGCACGACCAGCCAGATCGACGGCGGCGCCGACCACCGCCGCTCGCTGTACGCCGCCGTCCTCAGCTGGGGCGCCGACGGTGCCACCCCGACCGTCGGCGCGTTCCTGTGACCTACCGAAAGGACTCCCCCGTGCGCCTGCGCAAGAGCAGCCTCGCCCGCGCCGTCGCGGTGGCCGCCGCCGTCGTCCTGGCGGTGGGCCTCGCCCCGGCCGCCCCCGCCGCGGCGGCCAACGTCACCTTCCGGGCCGGCACGCTGAACATCCTCAACGAGCTGAGCCAGGCCGCGTTCGCGGCCGACCTCCAGCTGATCACCTCGAAGGCCGACCTGGTCGGGCTCAACGAGGTCGCCGCGCGCAAGACGTACCTGCAGAACTGGGCCGACGCCAACGGCTGGTGGTTCTTCGCCCCCGACCCGACGGCCGCGTCCAACGAGGCGCTGCTGGCCCGCAAGAGCATGTTCGACGTGCTCGACAAGGGCAAGGTGTTCGCCTGCGACACCAACCCCGGCGAGGTGCCGCCCGCCCGGTACACCACCTGGGCCAAGTACCGGCACAAGGCCAGCGGGCGGGTCGTGTTCCACATCAACCTGCACGCCAACGCCAGCATCGAGGAGGGCGGGCACCCGGTCGACATCCCGCGGACGCGGTGCGCGGAGAAGCAGTTCCAGGACGTCAAGGACCTGGCCACGCTGAAGAAGGACGAGGGCCAGGTCATCGTCACCGGCGACCTCAACGTCGACTTCAGCGCCGACCGGGCCGTCGGCTACGCCAAGTTCCCGTGGCAGGTCTTCGAGGCCAACCAGCTGCCCAACCTGCGCTCGGTCTACAACCTCTACGGCGAGAAGGGCACCGGCACGCACGGCAGCCGGCACATCGACTACGTGTACTTCTGGAAGCGGCTGGAGGAGTACCAGGTGATGTGGATGACCGACTACCGGATCGTCACCGGCACCAACTCCGACCACAACGGCGTCGTCGCCGACTTCTCCATCAGCGTCGCCTGACGCGCGGCGCGGGCCGGCATCCGCATGGGATGCCGGCCCGCGCCCGTCTGCGCTCAGTACGTCCAGAGCACCGCGTGGTATTCGCCGGTGGTGG is a window from the Catellatospora sp. TT07R-123 genome containing:
- a CDS encoding DUF1990 family protein, translating into MFTYAEVGATRDEVLPRGYHHLRYRTVLGGPEAMAPAARAVLTFAAQRAIGVRMDAAGPRAVPGLRVTSGLGFANLRVQAPCEVVWVEDTAERAGFAYGTLAGHPECGEESFLVELVDGRTWFSVTAFSRPALWYTRLGSYGVVGFQHLYARLLARALRRITAA
- a CDS encoding protealysin inhibitor emfourin, whose amino-acid sequence is MDLGPVAGARATRGTRRHISLFAVTAVAAVLAFGAGCAGAAEPGTGNTPESTTQSPDGRVAGVTVTVEKTGGIAGVNERVSVERDGSWVKVGNSGKQASGTLTADQLSQLQTLTADPELAKEAARSPQPSNCRDAFNYKVTVDRAGQQTVSAYTDCPSDKDLPAATQKVALLVTQAAGN
- a CDS encoding ATP-dependent DNA helicase RecQ, with translation MMIFFRSLRLRRAARSYFGWDRLRPAQLDAMRALLRGRDTVVVLPTGGGKSAVYQVTASLLKGPTVVISPLLALQHDQIGNLNDRGNPLLRAVRVSSAETPARQAAALQEVREGKARFLFITPEQLSSPERLAEVRALKPKLVAVDEAHCISSWGYDFRPDYLALGHIIRGLGRPPVVALTATASPPVCEDIIDRLGMRKPVMVRTGLDRPNLFLEATHCPDEDYRWRRLLQLLEASKPPGIVYVPTRAAAEDLAERLTAAGHEAHAYHGGMATGVRTRRHQDFLADQISIMVATSAFGMGIDKPNIRWVAHYALPDSPDSYLQEIGRAGRDGEPAHALLLHRAEDVALQRFFTGGAPDLAELRTVAAALHSGPVKNRTTLGKTTGIGPRKLTSYLTMLEQVGAAAISVKGEISVPRYAPLPDLAARTALADHERHQAGQRSRIDLMRRFAEQRGCRMQALLAYFGEQLNEPCGHCDSCHGGTSEVISADVPFPPHSKVRHADWGAGTVLGYEKDRMTVLFDEVGYKTLSVPVVQSQRLLVMEPA
- a CDS encoding family 43 glycosylhydrolase, which gives rise to MRKSKRTTLITTAAALLLLASQGAAYAAAPTPVYAPSSSIADPGVLRENGDFYVYSTGSAVRVSRGDEAAGPWTDEGAGLDLTPRPAWMADDGIWAPDVWRTSAGLVMYFSAVAKDFGGQRCIGVAVNTGTDPGATFQPTDHPLVCPGGRQGGDDRVPGRPIADAGVIDPSPFTDSDGKRFLLYKTQQTPSTLRMVRLTADGVSWFGSDSGELLQRDGIIENPVLVQRGSQFVLLASRYGYDNCSYATVWLRSTDRWHFGGATEHSLLTTAGSGICGPGGADVTESLDGGWRLLLHGWVCGTGTKPCTTSQIDGGADHRRSLYAAVLSWGADGATPTVGAFL
- a CDS encoding endonuclease/exonuclease/phosphatase family protein; this translates as MRLRKSSLARAVAVAAAVVLAVGLAPAAPAAAANVTFRAGTLNILNELSQAAFAADLQLITSKADLVGLNEVAARKTYLQNWADANGWWFFAPDPTAASNEALLARKSMFDVLDKGKVFACDTNPGEVPPARYTTWAKYRHKASGRVVFHINLHANASIEEGGHPVDIPRTRCAEKQFQDVKDLATLKKDEGQVIVTGDLNVDFSADRAVGYAKFPWQVFEANQLPNLRSVYNLYGEKGTGTHGSRHIDYVYFWKRLEEYQVMWMTDYRIVTGTNSDHNGVVADFSISVA